A single window of Kitasatospora sp. HUAS MG31 DNA harbors:
- a CDS encoding TRAP transporter permease, with translation MTAENRPTVEDLVAEYDQERPMRRLSPRILAVVSAACAALSAFVLLTVFQPPARGTQFFLTVFLAAALPLCFLTHRGTLRPARRTTGGRTGGDGRGDDPGPLDWLLAVVALAVCLYPLLDFDGFLERRQLPTVPDTVAGLLLLLLVLEACRRTTGWVLPAFCVGFLLYAYYGGLLPYQWSLAHAGFDLDAIVANLFMGTEGFYGVPLGVAATYIVLFTIYGAVLDLSGAGAFFIELSFAAFRGSRSAPGRTVTAAGFLLGTVSGSGAATAVSLGAVGWPLLRRAGYSREQGGGILAAAGIGAILSPPTLGAAAFVIAEYLRTSYLTVLVYATVPTVLYYLGILLAVEIDSRRSPTRVVEGGRKSALRLLARFGYHFLSLFLIIGFMAAGLPPFKAVVGATVLQFALSFLDPEHRLTPRRLYAALAEGSRSVLPVVATCAAAGIVVAVVTQTGLGLNLATVIVEAAGAFGDDPTVKLCLTSLLAAVSVSVLGLAVPVTASFIISAVIIAPAMIALGVSTPETYMFVFYYAVLSEVTPPTALAAAAAAAITGGSPLRTMTATWKYALPAFLVPFAFVLTDNGAHLLGEGPFTAVAWTTAVSAVAVAALAATTGGWLLGPASPPERALCGGAALLLLYLEPVSIAAGAALLAAALAAHLLRRRAAHRRSRAADPGTAATDNLPTTKGSSPS, from the coding sequence GTGACCGCCGAGAATCGGCCGACCGTCGAGGACCTGGTCGCCGAGTACGACCAGGAGCGGCCGATGCGCCGGCTCTCCCCGCGGATCCTCGCCGTGGTGTCGGCCGCCTGCGCGGCCCTGTCGGCGTTCGTCCTGCTGACGGTCTTCCAGCCTCCGGCCCGGGGCACCCAGTTCTTCCTCACGGTCTTCCTCGCGGCGGCGCTCCCGCTCTGCTTCCTCACCCACCGCGGCACCCTGCGCCCCGCCCGCCGCACCACCGGGGGCCGCACCGGGGGCGACGGGAGGGGCGACGACCCGGGCCCGCTCGACTGGCTGCTCGCCGTCGTCGCCCTGGCCGTCTGCCTCTACCCGCTGCTCGACTTCGACGGCTTCCTCGAACGGCGCCAACTCCCCACCGTCCCGGACACGGTGGCCGGACTCCTGCTGCTGCTCCTGGTCCTGGAGGCCTGCCGGCGGACCACCGGCTGGGTGCTGCCCGCCTTCTGCGTCGGCTTCCTCCTGTACGCCTACTACGGCGGGCTGCTGCCCTACCAGTGGTCGCTGGCGCACGCCGGGTTCGACCTGGACGCCATCGTGGCCAACCTCTTCATGGGCACCGAGGGCTTCTACGGGGTACCGCTGGGCGTCGCGGCCACGTACATCGTGCTGTTCACGATCTACGGCGCGGTGCTCGATCTGTCGGGTGCCGGCGCGTTCTTCATCGAGCTGTCCTTCGCCGCCTTCCGCGGCTCCCGCAGCGCGCCCGGCCGTACCGTGACCGCGGCGGGCTTCCTGCTCGGGACGGTGTCCGGGTCGGGTGCCGCGACCGCGGTGAGCCTGGGCGCGGTCGGCTGGCCGCTGCTGCGCCGCGCCGGCTACAGCCGGGAGCAGGGCGGCGGGATCCTCGCCGCCGCCGGGATCGGCGCGATCCTCTCGCCGCCCACCCTGGGCGCCGCGGCCTTCGTCATCGCCGAGTACCTGCGGACCAGCTACCTCACCGTGCTGGTCTACGCCACGGTCCCCACGGTGTTGTACTACCTGGGCATCCTGCTCGCCGTCGAGATCGACTCCCGCCGGTCGCCGACCCGGGTGGTCGAGGGCGGGCGGAAGTCGGCGCTGCGCCTGCTGGCCCGGTTCGGCTACCACTTCCTCTCGCTGTTCCTGATCATCGGCTTCATGGCAGCCGGCCTGCCGCCGTTCAAGGCGGTGGTGGGCGCGACGGTGCTGCAGTTCGCGCTCTCGTTCCTCGACCCGGAGCACCGGCTCACCCCGCGCCGGCTCTACGCGGCGCTCGCGGAGGGCAGCCGGTCGGTGCTGCCGGTGGTGGCCACCTGCGCGGCGGCCGGGATCGTGGTCGCGGTGGTCACCCAGACCGGCCTCGGGCTCAACCTGGCCACAGTCATCGTGGAGGCCGCCGGGGCGTTCGGCGACGACCCGACGGTGAAGCTCTGCCTGACCTCCCTGCTCGCCGCGGTGTCGGTCTCCGTGCTCGGGCTGGCGGTGCCGGTGACGGCGTCGTTCATCATCTCCGCGGTGATCATCGCCCCGGCCATGATCGCCCTCGGCGTCTCCACGCCCGAGACCTACATGTTCGTCTTCTACTACGCCGTGCTGTCCGAGGTGACCCCGCCGACCGCCCTGGCCGCGGCGGCCGCGGCCGCCATCACCGGGGGCAGCCCTCTGCGCACCATGACGGCGACCTGGAAGTACGCGCTGCCCGCCTTCCTCGTGCCGTTCGCCTTCGTCCTCACCGACAACGGCGCCCACCTGCTGGGCGAGGGCCCGTTCACCGCGGTCGCCTGGACCACCGCGGTCTCCGCGGTGGCGGTGGCCGCCCTGGCCGCGACCACCGGCGGCTGGCTGCTGGGCCCGGCCTCGCCGCCCGAGCGGGCGCTCTGCGGCGGCGCTGCGCTGCTCCTGCTCTACCTCGAACCCGTCTCCATCGCGGCGGGCGCGGCCCTGCTCGCGGCCGCCCTCGCCGCCCACCTGCTGCGCCGCCGAGCGGCCCACCGGCGGTCCCGGGCAGCCGACCCCGGCACCGCCGCCACCGACAACCTCCCTACCACGAAGGGCAGTTCACCCTCATGA